A window of Rufibacter sp. LB8 contains these coding sequences:
- a CDS encoding Abi family protein, which yields MSIPYNKPPLHIADQIQKLQSRGLKITDSIKADHCLSTVSYYRLSAYMLPFQVKGDNNHTFLPGTTFDQVFDLYVFDRELRLIIFDAIEKIEVALRTQIIYQLSIVHGAWWFEDLALFTNTSHQTQNLQKLAEEVNRSHEVFIDHYRNKYSQTQSPPAWMSLEVTTMGLLSKIFRNLKMSLEKKAVAAYFGLSPYILESWMQSITYVRNNCAHHSRLWNRTLTIKPTLPNKPLKPWLANDDILSHKLYAFLSCLLYLLQTIAPENTCAARIKALTVSYPLVPLSRMGFHENWEHEVLWSK from the coding sequence ATGTCTATTCCTTATAATAAACCACCACTGCATATTGCTGACCAGATTCAGAAGTTGCAATCTCGTGGCTTGAAGATTACAGACAGTATCAAGGCAGATCATTGTCTCTCTACAGTTAGCTACTATCGGTTAAGTGCCTATATGTTGCCTTTCCAGGTGAAGGGGGACAACAATCACACATTTCTACCGGGTACTACCTTTGACCAAGTATTTGATTTATATGTATTTGACCGTGAATTACGTCTAATCATCTTTGATGCCATTGAGAAAATAGAAGTGGCTCTACGGACACAGATTATTTACCAGCTTTCTATTGTACATGGCGCATGGTGGTTTGAAGACCTTGCACTTTTTACCAATACAAGTCATCAAACTCAGAACTTACAGAAGCTTGCGGAGGAAGTGAACCGTTCCCATGAAGTCTTCATTGACCATTACCGTAATAAGTACAGTCAAACACAAAGTCCACCGGCTTGGATGTCTTTGGAAGTGACTACCATGGGACTACTCTCTAAAATTTTTAGGAATTTGAAAATGTCACTAGAGAAGAAGGCCGTTGCTGCTTATTTTGGTTTGAGCCCCTATATATTAGAAAGCTGGATGCAAAGCATTACGTATGTGCGAAACAACTGCGCGCATCATAGTAGACTGTGGAATAGAACTCTAACAATTAAGCCTACTCTACCTAACAAGCCCTTGAAGCCTTGGCTGGCTAACGATGATATTCTTTCACACAAACTCTACGCCTTTCTTAGCTGTTTGCTTTATCTCTTGCAGACCATTGCCCCTGAAAATACTTGTGCTGCAAGAATCAAAGCATTAACTGTTTCTTACCCATTGGTACCGTTGAGCAGAATGGGGTTCCATGAAAATTGGGAGCACGAGGTTTTATGGTCTAAATAG
- a CDS encoding DUF3298 and DUF4163 domain-containing protein, with protein MNKFQSAVLLLGSALVFSCQPKSESPTTTAEPPTATSAGLTFQPRSVMKQQANCQGDSCATVALQYLVAQGEPAVLRDSINRYVQDYLLRLQLTNNPDANLQPNPNAAELVAAVFLTEQAKFLRENPDAGARAGWYLNVNSQVLHQTSALVSLEIKSEGYSGGAHGYAMTTLQTFSPDGHALKVIEMVTDTLALKELVEQEFRKERQLEATSLEAQGFYTQAGRLPFPENAALTKEGLLLYYNAYEVNAYAFGATKLLLPYDRLQALLKPEFQLTL; from the coding sequence ATGAACAAATTCCAGTCGGCGGTGCTTCTGCTGGGGAGCGCCCTTGTGTTTTCCTGCCAGCCTAAGTCAGAGAGCCCTACCACTACGGCAGAACCACCAACCGCCACTTCGGCAGGGCTTACGTTTCAACCCAGGAGCGTGATGAAGCAGCAGGCCAATTGCCAGGGAGATTCATGCGCTACGGTGGCCTTGCAGTATCTGGTGGCGCAGGGCGAACCGGCGGTGCTCAGAGATTCCATCAACCGGTACGTGCAAGACTATTTGCTCAGGCTGCAGCTCACCAACAACCCAGACGCCAACCTGCAGCCTAACCCTAACGCCGCCGAATTAGTGGCAGCGGTTTTTCTAACCGAACAAGCCAAATTTCTGCGGGAGAACCCAGACGCCGGCGCCAGGGCGGGCTGGTACCTGAACGTAAACTCGCAGGTGCTTCACCAAACATCGGCATTGGTTTCCCTGGAGATCAAGAGCGAAGGCTACAGCGGCGGCGCGCACGGCTATGCCATGACCACGCTGCAAACGTTTTCTCCTGATGGGCACGCGCTGAAAGTCATCGAAATGGTGACAGATACGCTGGCCCTGAAGGAACTGGTGGAGCAGGAATTCAGGAAGGAACGCCAACTGGAGGCCACCTCTTTGGAGGCGCAGGGCTTTTACACGCAGGCGGGTAGGTTGCCGTTCCCGGAGAACGCGGCGCTCACCAAAGAAGGCTTGCTGCTGTATTACAACGCTTATGAAGTGAATGCCTACGCCTTCGGGGCCACCAAGCTGCTGCTGCCGTATGACCGTTTGCAAGCTTTGCTTAAACCAGAATTCCAGCTAACTCTTTAA